A DNA window from Bombus vancouverensis nearcticus chromosome 6, iyBomVanc1_principal, whole genome shotgun sequence contains the following coding sequences:
- the ND-24 gene encoding NADH dehydrogenase ubiquinone isoform X1 has translation MFLPLRIIHTLANCKNARGLHTSTIRISDQLFIHRDSEVDNPSIPFEFNEANKKRIAALLKIYPEGHKRGAMIPLLDLAQRQHGWLPISAMHKVAEILNVPHMRVYEVATFYTMFNRRPMGKYHVQICTCTPCWLRDSDSIVEAVTKATNCKVGEMSADKLFTVSEVECLGACANAPMFQVNDDYYYLLQEDLTPESATAIINAFKKGERPPPGPQNSPRFAADPASGLTSLTSPPPGPGFGVRSDL, from the exons ATGTTTTTACCTTTGCGTATAATTCATACTCTTGCC AATTGCAAGAACGCTAGAGGATTACATACTTCAACCATTCGCATCTCAGATCAGTTATttatt CATAGAGATAGTGAAGTTGATAATCCAAGTATACCATTTGAATTCAATGAAGCAAACAAGAAACGCATCGCAGCTCTTTTAAAAATTTATCCTGAAGGTCATAAACGTGGTGCGATGATACCTCTGTTAGATCTGGCTCAACGTCAACATGGATGGTTACCTATTTCTGCTATGCACAAAGTAGCGGAAATATTAAATGTCCCTCACATGCGAGTCTATGAAGTTGCAACATTTTATACAATGTTCAATAGAAGACCAATGGGAAAATATCATGTACAAATTTGTACCTGTACTCCATGTTGGTTACGAGATTCCGATTCCATTGTAGAAGCTGTAACTAAAGCTACAAATTGTAAAGTTGGAGAAATGTCTGCAGATAAACTATTTACTGTTTCTGAAGTAGAATGTCTTGGTGCTTGTGCTAATGCGCCAATGTTTCAAGTTAATGATGATTACTAT TATCTCTTACAGGAAGATTTAACACCTGAAAGTgctacagctataataaatgcATTTAAAAAAGGTGAAAGACCGCCACCAGGACCACAAAATTCTCCTAGATTTGCAGCAGATCCGGCATCTGGTTTAACATCATTGACATCACCACCACCAGGACCTGGATTTGGTGTTAGATCAGATTTATAA
- the Pex3 gene encoding peroxisomal biogenesis factor 3: MFSSLRGFVNRHRRKFILGGIVVGGVIFVRYTARRLREWQEKEIKDMLDRSKRRQYFECNERTCSQMIMSLTLTLKDSIIKVLDTNAVVDKLRNGCPDKVTCWNELKVLAIARSALVVYSYAMLATLIRIQFNVMGGHVYKDIQNSNGTTTENVVQTKYMSLSSHFIYKGIKKLGLLIKDKVAEITASICLKEELNLRDIEEIYWALTSSLSADSSKDPVKNLAEYMLLSNCEEEQTPILLKLFNETLDLLESEEVQNLTQSSIRSGFSLLVDHISAFFIASPIVENGKTIQNGVSVPGTSSQTSINTKYDSNAFININKVSMPMAKIIPIINGQVPDKPTLKDFQSDLLQRLITNNELKTLGANIYEAFSF, encoded by the coding sequence atgttttcaaGTCTTCGTGGATTTGTGAACCGGCATAGACGAAAGTTTATATTGGGAGGTATCGTAGTTGGTGGTGTTATTTTTGTCAGATATACAGCACGTAGACTTCGAGAATGgcaagagaaagaaataaaagatatgCTGGACAGATCAAAGCGACGTCAATATTTTGAATGTAATGAAAGAACATGCAGTCAGATGATAATGTCTCTTACATTAACTTTAAAAGATTCTATAATAAAAGTTTTGGATACTAATGCTGTTGTAGATAAGCTTAGAAATGGTTGTCCTGATAAAGTAACATGTTGGAATGAATTAAAAGTTTTAGCAATTGCTAGATCTGCCTTAGTAGTTTATTCGTATGCCATGTTAGCAACTTTAATAAGAATTCAATTTAACGTAATGGGTGGTCATGTATACAAGGATATTCAGAATTCTAATGGTACAACAACAGAAAATGTTGTACAAACAAAATATATGTCACTTTCAAGTCACTTTATATACAAAGGAATTAAAAAATTGGGTTTACTCATAAAAGACAAGGTGGCAGAAATAACAGCATCAATTTGTTTGAAAGAAGAATTGAATTTAAGAGACATAGAAGAAATATATTGGGCTTTAACATCTTCTCTTTCTGCAGACAGTTCAAAAGACCCTGTAAAAAATCTTGCTGAATATATGCTATTATCAAATTGCGAGGAAGAACAAACacctatattattaaaattattcaatGAAACATTGGATCTTCTAGAAAGTGAAGAAGTACAAAATTTAACACAAAGTAGTATTAGAAGCGGATTTAGTTTACTAGTGGACCACATTTCTGCATTCTTTATTGCTTCTCCTATAGTAGAAAATGGTAAAACTATTCAGAATGGTGTTTCAGTACCAGGAACATCGAGTCAAACTAGCATAAACACAAAGTATGATTCAAATgcgtttataaatattaataaggtATCCATGCCAATGGCTAAAATAATACCAATTATAAATGGACAAGTACCAGATAAACCAACATTAAAAGATTTTCAAAGCGATTTGTTACAACGTCTTATAACAAATAACGAACTTAAGACACTTGGAGCAAATATTTATGAGGCATTTAGTTTTTAA
- the LOC117161265 gene encoding mitochondrial import inner membrane translocase subunit Tim8 A: MTFMKDQRSKGTVDEQLQTFIERESKNQQFQRLTLNITDICWQLCIGTPGSSLSSTNRSCIVNCVERFIDTSNFIAYRLRNTVLTNAAEVNVQ; encoded by the exons ATGACGTTTATGAAGGATCAAAGATCGAAAGGTACGGTCGACGAGCAACTACAAACCTTCATTGAGCGAGAAAGCAAAAATCAACAATTTCAG aGACTGACACTTAACATAACTGATATTTGCTGGCAACTCTGTATTGGAACACCTGGTAGTTCCTTGAGTTCAACTAATCGAAGCTGTATTGTAAATTGTGTAGAGAGGTTTATTGATACGAGTAACTTTATTGCATATAGATTGAGAAATACAGTTTTAACTAATGCTGCAGAAGTAAACGtgcaataa
- the ND-24 gene encoding NADH dehydrogenase ubiquinone isoform X2: MFLPLRIIHTLANCKNARGLHTSTIRISDQLFIHRDSEVDNPSIPFEFNEANKKRIAALLKIYPEGHKRGAMIPLLDLAQRQHGWLPISAMHKVAEILNVPHMRVYEVATFYTMFNRRPMGKYHVQICTCTPCWLRDSDSIVEAVTKATNCKVGEMSADKLFTVSEVECLGACANAPMFQVNDDYYEDLTPESATAIINAFKKGERPPPGPQNSPRFAADPASGLTSLTSPPPGPGFGVRSDL; the protein is encoded by the exons ATGTTTTTACCTTTGCGTATAATTCATACTCTTGCC AATTGCAAGAACGCTAGAGGATTACATACTTCAACCATTCGCATCTCAGATCAGTTATttatt CATAGAGATAGTGAAGTTGATAATCCAAGTATACCATTTGAATTCAATGAAGCAAACAAGAAACGCATCGCAGCTCTTTTAAAAATTTATCCTGAAGGTCATAAACGTGGTGCGATGATACCTCTGTTAGATCTGGCTCAACGTCAACATGGATGGTTACCTATTTCTGCTATGCACAAAGTAGCGGAAATATTAAATGTCCCTCACATGCGAGTCTATGAAGTTGCAACATTTTATACAATGTTCAATAGAAGACCAATGGGAAAATATCATGTACAAATTTGTACCTGTACTCCATGTTGGTTACGAGATTCCGATTCCATTGTAGAAGCTGTAACTAAAGCTACAAATTGTAAAGTTGGAGAAATGTCTGCAGATAAACTATTTACTGTTTCTGAAGTAGAATGTCTTGGTGCTTGTGCTAATGCGCCAATGTTTCAAGTTAATGATGATTACTAT GAAGATTTAACACCTGAAAGTgctacagctataataaatgcATTTAAAAAAGGTGAAAGACCGCCACCAGGACCACAAAATTCTCCTAGATTTGCAGCAGATCCGGCATCTGGTTTAACATCATTGACATCACCACCACCAGGACCTGGATTTGGTGTTAGATCAGATTTATAA
- the LOC117161264 gene encoding uncharacterized protein LOC117161264 yields the protein MWKLVARGIRETLERRACRTNVYCQTPQESNIKNETKVNLTCNHKLLLPSFPVFNKKFFGSTKASGTKDKDRDSKWNTKYTWSEAIGWTSVLAVGWVVCQTLCLRRRLFEKEKVDSLKNKLLQVPEVHTSYLLDQVLNLKPKHILPIINCIANNKIHAQENNEAEWKPEKPLGPITIEEALKEATKEFANTHKLTVAEFELQYGLKALEERRYKDAIKHFTAGASLSSAASMFNLGLCHELGLGTLVDHTQAAKHYNDAAERGHADAIYNLGVFHAQGRGGFTVDIDRARSYFIKAAKLGQRQAQHALDLEKQYYQVKRKEIDTILPNECTDILQHMRNNEDMNHILRKLINYNNVLYTQSEAEFLEDSDHKQTMVECTNSIKLVFNIFGLSKRNILPVSVESNNCNVTC from the exons ATGTGGAAATTAGTAGCTCGTGGTATTCGTGAAACTTTGGAACGACGTGCATGTCGTACAAACGTTTATTGTCAAACGCCTCAAGAATCGAATATAAAAAATGAGACTAAAGTCAATTTGACGTGTAATCATAAATTGTTATTACCATCTTTTcctgtttttaataaaaaattttttggaTCAACTAAAGCTAGTGGTACAAAAGACAAAGATCGTGATTCCAAATGGAATACAAAATACACTTGGTCAGAAGCTATAGGATGG ACAAGTGTATTAGCTGTTGGATGGGTGGTATGCCAAACATTATGTCTTCGCAGAAGGctctttgaaaaagaaaaagttgaTTCCTTAAAAAACAAACTATTACAAGTTCCAGAAGTACATACTTCTTATTTACTTGATCAAGtattaaatttaaaaccaaAACACATTTTACCTATTATTAATTGTATCGCCAATAATAAAATACATGCTCAAGAAAACAATGAAGCAGAATGGAAACCAGAAAAACCACTTGGGCCTATCACCATTGAAGAG GCTTTAAAAGAAGCTACTAAAGAATTTGCCAATACTCATAAATTAACTGTTGCTGAATTTGAACTTCAATACGGCTTGAAAGCTTTAGAAGAGAGACGTTATAAAGATGCTATAAAACATTTTACTGCTGGTGCAAGTTTATCATCTGCTGCTAGTATGTTCAATTTAGGACTGTGTCACGAATTAGGACTTGGAACATTGGTTGATCACACGCAG gctgCCAAACATTATAATGATGCAGCAGAACGAGGTCATGCAGATGCTATATATAATTTAGGAGTTTTTCATGCTCAAGGCAGAGGTGGTTTTACAGTAGATATTGATAGAGCTcgaagttattttattaaaGCAGCAAAGTTAGGACAAAGACAAGCGCAACATGCGCTAGATTTAGAGAAACAGTATTACCAAGTTAAACGAAAAGAAATTGATACAATTCTTCCGAATGAGTGTACAGATATCTTACAGCATATGCGAAATAATGAGGATATGAATCATATTCTTAGAAagctaattaattataataatgtattatataCACAATCAGAAGCAGAATTTTTAGAAGATTCTGATCATAAGCAAACCATGGTAGAATGTACGAATTCTATAAAATTagttttcaatatttttgggttaagtAAACGAAATATATTACCTGTCTCTGTGGAGTCAAATAATTGTAATGTGACATGTTAG
- the LOC117161266 gene encoding ADP-ribose pyrophosphatase, mitochondrial yields MIELKSSLFYFMRVIIIRMIHYKCRQGFYPSSNVKRFEVPENKVAWNIEYPEYKPIEYTAPSLKGKPWADLEIDDISFQPKWNAVDGNVNRRSFTNDYVINEDGCPLNPIGRTGIIGRGLLGRWGPNHAADPIVTRWKQDITGVTEINKDTNKPILEFVAIQRQDSGEWAIPGGMVDPGETVSRTLKREFMEEAMNSLKRDRAENEELEKSMRKFFEQGEEIYKGYVDDPRNTDNAWMETVALNFHDHDNNVLGNIKLVAGDDALNVRWMDIDRNLNLYANHSEFIRKTAEKRNAHW; encoded by the exons ATGATCGAACTTAAAAGTAGTTTGTTTTACTTTATGCGGGTGATAATTATTAGAATGATTCATTATAAATGCAGGCAAGGTTTCTACCCATCTAGTAATGTAAAACGTTTCGAAGTACCTGAAAATAAAGTGGCATGGAACATTGAATATCCAGAATATAAGCCAATTGAATATACCGCTCCGAGTCTCAAGGGAAAACCATGGGCAGATTTAGAAATTGATGATATTTCATTTCAACCAAAATGGAATGCTGTTGATG GAAATGTTAATCGTAGGAGTTTTACAAATGACTATGTTATAAACGAAGATGGTTGTCCTTTAAATCCCATTGGTCGTACTGGTATCATAGGACGTGGTCTCTTAGGACGATGGGGGCCAAATCATGCAGCAGATCCAATTGTGACCCGTTGGAAACAGGATATTACAGGTGTAACAGAAATAAACAAAGATACAAATAAACCAATTTTGGAATTCGTTGCTATACAAAGACAAGATTCTGGAGAATGGGCTATTCCTGGTGGAATGGTTGATCCAGGTGAAACAGTCTCAAGAACTTTAAAAAGAGAATTCATGGAAGAAGCCATGAATTCTTTAAAAAGGGATAGAGCAGAAAATGAAGAATTAGAAAAATCTATGAGAAAATTTTTTGAACAGGGAGAAGAAATTTATAAAGGATATGTAGATGATCCTAGAAATACTGATAATGCTTGGATGGAAACCGTAGCTTTAAATTTTCATGATCATGATAATAATGTTCTTGGAAATATAAAGCTAGTGGCTGGTGATGATGCACTTAATGTACGTTGGATGGATATTGATAGAAATTTGAACTTATATGCTAATCATAGTGAGTTTATCAGAAAAACAGCAGAAAAACGTAATGCACATTGGTAA